The genomic interval AATGCTCTTGCGATTGGTTGtgctgtgtttccctgaaaatacgacactgtcttatatttatttttcctctacAAGATACACTATGGCctattttcagggtatgtcttatttttattgagtactagctttgcccggccacgtgttgctgtggcttatgggaagcatttgttggccaggtggaatggcagtgaatagtcttgcagcctcaaagcctggccattctCTGGAATAGCTGGAGTAGCAACCTCagtcaaatgccggctgagatcttttggcacggcacccaatgtgccgatcaccaccaggaccacctgcactggtttctgccagagtctttgaagttcaatcttgaggccctgatagcggctgagtttttcctgttgtttttcatcaatgcgactgtcactattattattatagtagtagtagtagtagtagtagtagtagtagcagcagcaagaaaaggaaaaaataagcaaaacagaaggaaaagagagaaaacttTGTACTGTAAGTGTTTATGACAAGCAGTGAGAATAACAATCCCAATAGTATGGAATTTTTTCACAGTGGTTTACCTCTTCCAAAACCTTTTCTGTTTACTTCTAattagagtatttatttatttatttacagtatttatattccgcccttctcaccccgaaggggactcagggcggattacaatgaacacatatatggcaaacattcaatgccaacagacaaacaacattcagttttagacagacacagaggcatttaacatctttgcagcttcacgattccagccacagggggagctgttgcttcaccgtccattggtggctgttcttcctcattcttttcctcgtgagcagttttatggtgttgtaaattagttaaattagcctcccgcacaaagcgtacctaaattttccctacttgacagatgcaactgtctttcggggctgctaggtcaacagcaagccggggctattttttttctaatggtcggaggcttaacccgacccaggcttcgaactcatgacctctcggtcagtaatgatttatagcagctggttactagccagctgcaccacagcccagcccccgtAGACCAGAGTAGACCTGTTGAATCAATAAGATCTACGTAAATGTTGTCTCACCAGTCAACAGTTGAGTCCGTGTCTAATTTCTCAAAGAAACAGGAAATGGTGGATGATAGCAAagttctctagacattttctaggtccttcggGGTAACTATGGCAGCCTCCTGCAGAAGTATACCATAGCGTCACCTGGAGAATTTAGAAAATTTCtaaagatgacatattttgtcagatgcagtaAAATCATACCTGTCCCATGGGTACAGATGTTGTATTGTTAGCCAAAGCTTTAACCCATAACTGAATGTATATACACTGTATGTGTGaatttgtattgaaatgcttttaatgttagctgctttgagtcttgttATGGAGAGAAaacacagggtataaataaacataaacataataataataataataataataataataataataataataataataataatacagtagagtctcgcttatccaaccttcgcttatccaacattctggattaaccaacacagtctgccttttagtaatcaatgtttttgtagtcaatgttttcaatacattgcaatgttttggtgctaaattcgtaaatacagtaattactacataatgttactgtgtattgaattgctttttctgttgatttgttgtaaaacatgatgttttggtgcttaatttgtaaaatcatatgtaatttgatgtttaaaaggcttttccttaatccctcctcattatccaacattttcgcttatccaacattctgccggcccgtttatgttggataagtgagactccactgcaataattaataataataataataataataataataataatgtggggtTATGAAACATTTGTGTAGCTTGCCTCCTAGTGGTGGTTTTaagcatttacatgaatctgttagcacCGACATGCAGCAAATACTTCACTTGTACTTCCTAAAAAAAGAAAATCGGTCTGCTCTGTTTTAAAATTTTGCTCAATGGCTATCTTTTCAGTTTCTTTATGATGCATTattagtaaatatttgatttgtgTGCCTACTTTTtgtgtctccaggtgttttggccttcaactcccataaatcctaacaactgttaaactaggatttctgggagttgtaggccaaaacacctggggacccacagcttgagaaccattgGTATAGAGTATTCTCAATGTATTCCCAGTGCCTTCTCATTGAGGGCTACAATATTTGCCAGCATTCTTGACGTCCCTCATCCAgacttctaaatacagtagagtctcacttatccaagccttgcttatccaagcctctggataatccaagccatttttgtagtcaatgttttcaatatatcatgatattttggtgctaaattcataaatacaatataatattactgcgtattgaactactttttctatcaaatttgttgtaaaacatgatgttttggtgcttaatttgtaaaatcataacctaatttgatgtttaataggattttccttaatccctccttattatccaagatattcgcttatccaagcttctgccggcccgtttagcttggataagtgagacgctactgtaatgATTTTTCTGGGCATTCTTGCACGTATTCCCTACTTTTCCAGAACTGCAATCGTACTTGGGCTCCTGCCTTTTTTTTCAGTCTTGGAGCAAAGATTTCTTTGTTCTTGTGAGGCTGATGAGCTGATGTGATAAAATGTGTCATGTGCACTACAGTCTAGCAACTATCTGCAGATCATTGACAAGTGGCATTTgctgagagacagagagagtagAGATAAATGACAGTGGCATCTCAAGCAGAGAGAAGGAATGTCATATTATTTTTgttaaagtttcccaagctgcTCATCAAATTATAAATTCTGAATTCAAGGCATGCTTTATAAAGCTCTGAGCCCCATCCCAGGCCCCAAGACTTTCCACTTTTCcacctgtttttaaaatatcccagtttctttctcctcttcacgTGTTTCCTCTTTGTTCTTAGTTATCACGGGATGCTGGTACGTGAAGTGatgtatagtttccaaatcacaacTTCCCTGAACCACAGCAAGGTGGATAGCAGatgtcccagaagcaagcaaaatacagcagagttatTTCACAGCAAAAACGTGCTTCAACCCATCTATCAAAAGAATCCAACTGCCGGCATCTGACTGTATCTGCACTGTTTAGAAAACTCACAGATTCAGTTTTCAACCAAAATATTTGGAGGCTTTCATCTTCATCATTGCAATACATACAAATGTATAATCAGGATTCACAGATCCTCAGAACAATCAGTCATCAGATAGTCACATACAACATAGATATTCACacagagtcacacaggagagagaaagctggattctttcatcctccttatatagacacctgctgataggtcatcagtaagggTCACTGGCTGACGCAACCTCTTGCAATAAcctcacatggttatgactcagccattaccacatccccttaggtattgcatcatgacattcacgTCGTTGTTGTCTCACTCATTCAGTTGTTtttgattcttcgtgacctcatggagcagtccatgccagagctccctgtcagccaggactgggatgggcggagttacgagctctgaggcagggctgagcttctatccctgtcctgcggtgcctgccaggacacagggggtggggctagaggagggggcggggcctcttcccaagtgcctgatggggctgaacctctataccccaccctcatgttctaacaagcacctcaggggaggtatacagaggctcagccctgtctcgcgctcttgggaagtgtGACACCCCTgactgcgagagcactggaaaccaatacaccgaggccaataaacaatctaatatctttattaaggaaatgaagaaatgaaataaaaacaagcagaagatatagttcagcaatagaccttttgggtaaggtcaaatatagtccaataatatattgtgCAATGTCTGATATTACAGtccaaagtttgtaatccaaaaccgaaacgcactcaaacttccaagcagtttgagtggggaaatgtccaagtcttttactagagttcaaagcaagtccaaggcaaggaattgaagacaaggctggatacaaggcacgacaaggcaaggctggaatcacggcaagacaagacaaggaacacggctaggcaaggcatggcaaggctggaaggtagtggacctaaacgcggtccacacttggctggaagtgaagttaatcctccaaactgacacgttgactccgtgctggctagccagcgcacagaacttttaagaacttcgaatcttccctcggaacaggtgtctcaaatgctcttttcccaaggaaaaagagctagaacaacatcttgaccagatgcaatcctcccttagaattctcaggggaaaataggttaatcagcagattcccttgctgctaattgcgcgcttcgtctcctgccagctttctcctgcctgttagtttccacaaacatccttctagcaaagggaggggaactgggaagagaagactccgtttcaaggccctttttaatgagcactgaactagaattgtcaatagggaacatctggaacgaggcagagtcttgctgaatcgcCACAAAACTTGTTTCCTCatctgttgtccacaatggagtcaggttcacggcccaagggtccatgggacatcacaggaagaggccccgcccccgcccctagccccgccctttagttctaaaaggcttctcaggagaagtatagaggctcagccctgtctcgggctcttggaaggagaccccacccccttccctagctccgccctctgtgtcccaataagcgcctcaggagaggtatagattctcagccctgtctcgggctcttgggaagaagccacgcccactcttctaactccgccccgtgtcctaataggtgccatcactgtccccctggatcgctgcagcgcccaccagggggcggtagtgcccgaTTGGGAATTACTGTTCTAGTCCAAAGAAAAGTAGCTTCCCTGCCCTCCGAGTCTCTCCACCTGAAAGGTCTGTTGCCAGATCTTGAAGAAGGAACCTAGGAAAAGCCAAATGGAGTATCTCTTCCCTGAAGTACTTGGGACTGAGAttgggatttttaattttttttaatttcagaatATCTCTATTTGCATATATGTTCCTAATGAAATATTTTAGGGAAGGGACCCAAGTATGAACTCatctatttatgtttcatatacaccttattctcatagcctgaaggtaattttatacagaatGACATAGTGCATGAAAGGTTGTGTATATTAGAAAGCAAATGTATTGCTATCTCAGTCTCCATGCGGGAAAaaattggattttggagtattccagataagggatgctcaacctgtacatcTCTATGAATGTGCTGCTTCTCCATCCAAGTAGAAACGGTAGCCTGACATCAGttgttttctctatttttgtCTTTGCAGGTGACATTTTTCTTGCCCCTTCTGGCACCCGGGTATGGCTCCTTGCATTGAGCAATGATACACCTGAAAGCCTTCATACACCCAAAGCCCAAAGCAACGATCGCCTCGCCTTTGCTTCTTCCCATAACAACATGAGATGGTGCTGCTAAGGTGATATTGACTCGCTTACAGGCTGGAAGACACCACCTTGCCGGGAgagtttccttccctccttttttgcCTTGCAAACAAATTACTCTGATGGATGGGGGACGGTGGTGACACCATGTAGAAGGTGCTGACGGGGTGTCCTAACTGAGTTGCAATGGTTTTATACACTTCCCCATTTCCCAACGGCTTTCTATCAGCACTGCACTCTTTTTCCTGGGGCTTAATCTTCCCATGTTACTGGATCGGAGACCGGCTTGTGGGCTCTTTTGTGCCGACCACGTACGAGAAGCGCCAACGGGGAGATGACCCGTGCTACTTCCACGCCCTGTGCATTATCATCACCACTCCCATCTACTTAGCCCTCTTGGCGGTTTCGCTTCCTTTCGCCCTCATCGGCTTCCTGTTATGGTCCCCTCTCCAGTCAACGAGGCGACCGTATGTCTACTCCAGGGTGCAGGACAAAAGCCACATCCACGGCAGCACGTTGCTCACAGAGTGGAAGGCTTCCAGCAATGGGAAGAGCTTTTGCTTTGGCTCCGCAAATGTCTGCTTGCTCCCGGACTCCTTGGCCCGACTCAACAATGTGTTCAACACGCAGGCGCGGGCGAAGGAAATCGGCCGGCGGATCCGCAACGGCGCCAGCAGGCCTCAGATCAAGATCTACATAGACTCCCCCACCAACACGTCCATCAGCGCTGCGAGCTTCAGCAGCCTGGTCTCGCCTCAGGGTGGAGAAAGCAATAACCGGGCCGTCAATGCCGGACTCAAGCGGACGACGTCCATGGAGTACAAGGGGGATAACTCCGGCTCCAACAACAGCGAAGAGAACAAAGCTGGAGGAGAAGCCAACGAGGGAGAAGATGGCAACACTTGCATTGTCCGTATTGGTGGAGAGGACAACGGCCACATTTCAGACCCAGAAGCAGACGGGTTGGGTGGCCAGGTGAATAATAACAAGGGGCCAGTGGACCGCTCCCCCGAAGCCGAGGCTGAAAGCCTGAAAGGTCAGACACCCAACCATAAGCAGAAGGAAGGGGACTCTGGAAGTTTGGATAGCTACACCGCTTCGCGAGAGTCCTTAGTCAAGGCACGCGCTGGAGATGGCCCCGTGGACCAAAGCACCATCAACAGCAAACTCCTCTACAAGGCCTCGCTCATGAAGAAGACCTCCGTGAGAAAAAAGAGGAACACCGACGAGCCCTTTGACCACGAGATCTCCGCTTTCTTCCCTGCCAACTTGGACTTCCTGTGCCTCCAGGAAGTGTTTGACAAAAGGGCGGCGGAGAAGTTGAAAGACCAGCTCCACCATTACTTTGAATACATTCTGTACGATGTGGGAGTCTACAGCTGCCATGGCCACTGTACATTTAAGTTTGTGAACAGTGGCCTGCTTTTTGCCAGCCGTTATCCAGTCATGGATGCTGCCTATCACTGTTATCCCAATGGGAAAGGAACGGACTCCCTGTCCTCGAAGGGGGCCCTGTTTCTCAAGGTAGGACACTTTCTTTATGGAATTTCTTCATGTACCAGGGCTGTGTGTGTCTTGTATGTCTAGATCTCCATGTGAATGAGGAGTTTAcagcaggagcctccggtggcctaggggataaaagccttgtgacttgaaggttgggttgctgacctgaaggctgccaggttcaaatcccacccggggagagcgcggatgagctccctctttcagctccagctccatgtggggacatgagagaagcctcccacaaggatggtaaaaatatcaaaaacatctgggcaaagtcccctgggcaacgtccttgcagacagtcaattctctcactccagaagcaactccggttgctcctgacacgaaaaaaacccccaaaaaacatttatttactacatttatatcctgtccttctcaccccaaaggggacttagagcagctgtatgtacatacaatatattatattattagcatagcactttatctatgttttgagtttacaacctatgatgtgctctttgctaatctactatgacaacctcactgtttttaaattttatgtttttaataagtgtgtttttattctttttggttaatgtgcaaatattacaattggtgcatgttattgtttattgatgtattgtatattgttattgttttgtatttgatatttctgtgagccgccccgagtcccctccgggggagatggtggcgggatacaaataaacttattattattattattattattattattattattattattattattattatagcacaatattagcattatatattactactagctgtgcccggccacgcgttgctgtggcaaagtggtggtggtattggttaaaaattgttgtgtaatttttatttgacgttatttgtatttttcaattaattttattgtaagttatctttttatttattatattttattatttt from Anolis carolinensis isolate JA03-04 unplaced genomic scaffold, rAnoCar3.1.pri scaffold_9, whole genome shotgun sequence carries:
- the smpd3 gene encoding sphingomyelin phosphodiesterase 3, with amino-acid sequence MVLYTSPFPNGFLSALHSFSWGLIFPCYWIGDRLVGSFVPTTYEKRQRGDDPCYFHALCIIITTPIYLALLAVSLPFALIGFLLWSPLQSTRRPYVYSRVQDKSHIHGSTLLTEWKASSNGKSFCFGSANVCLLPDSLARLNNVFNTQARAKEIGRRIRNGASRPQIKIYIDSPTNTSISAASFSSLVSPQGGESNNRAVNAGLKRTTSMEYKGDNSGSNNSEENKAGGEANEGEDGNTCIVRIGGEDNGHISDPEADGLGGQVNNNKGPVDRSPEAEAESLKGQTPNHKQKEGDSGSLDSYTASRESLVKARAGDGPVDQSTINSKLLYKASLMKKTSVRKKRNTDEPFDHEISAFFPANLDFLCLQEVFDKRAAEKLKDQLHHYFEYILYDVGVYSCHGHCTFKFVNSGLLFASRYPVMDAAYHCYPNGKGTDSLSSKGALFLKVQVGSTPQDQRIVGYISCTHLQALAGDTTVRCEQLDLLQDWLADFRKSTSSSSTANPEELVAFDVLCGDLNFDNCSSDDKLEQQHSLFTRYKDPCRIGPGEDKSWAIGTLLDPEGLYDEEVCTPDNLQKTMESEDGRKAFLVFPTSKSHASSQKGRKGALKGNGRRIDYMLYAEEGLYLEWKVEVEEFSFITQLAGLTDHLPVAMRLMVSMGEEDS